A single region of the Brassica rapa cultivar Chiifu-401-42 chromosome A03, CAAS_Brap_v3.01, whole genome shotgun sequence genome encodes:
- the LOC103857597 gene encoding RING-H2 finger protein ATL70-like, which translates to MNTFQPPPQMPVFAGGFSYGVGVSIGVLLLITTITLTSYFCTRNQHSSSPSQTNQDLTRVHHHHHVIIDVVPGLDEDTIQSYPKILYSEVKGNSTSSCCHICLGDFKGNHMLRQLPDCNHLFHLKCVDTWLRQNPTCPVCRTSPLPTPLAEVVSLASSVATIRMS; encoded by the coding sequence ATGAATACCTTCCAACCGCCGCCGCAGATGCCGGTTTTCGCCGGAGGATTCAGTTACGGAGTAGGAGTTTCCATCGGAGTGCTTCTCCTCATCACAACCATCACACTCACCTCTTACTTCTGCACACGTAACCAGCACTCTTCATCACCTTCACAAACCAATCAAGATTTGACTCGTGTACATCACCACCACCATGTCATCATCGACGTTGTCCCAGGTCTGGACGAGGATACCATTCAGAGCTACCCAAAGATCCTGTACTCGGAAGTGAAGGGAAACTCCACGTCGTCGTGTTGTCACATATGCTTAGGAGACTTCAAAGGGAATCATATGCTGCGGCAACTACCAGATTGTAACCACCTCTTCCACCTCAAATGTGTCGACACGTGGCTTAGACAAAATCCTACGTGTCCTGTCTGCCGGACTTCGCCGCTTCCTACTCCCCTCGCCGAGGTTGTTTCCTTAGCCTCTTCTGTCGCCACCATCAGGATGTCCTGA
- the LOC103857598 gene encoding DExH-box ATP-dependent RNA helicase DExH1 yields MHLASLSPLSTLRFLLPLSPKLFPLPSLFRISAMGPNSQGGRRGGGFSSNRGGGRRGGRGGGGGRGGGGGRGEQRWWDPVWRAERLRQQQAEMEVFDENEWWNKIEQMKTGGEQEMVIKRNFSRGDQQTLGDMAYQMGLYFHAYNKGKALVVSKVPLPDYRADLDDRHGSTQKEIQMSSETERKLGSLLKTTQQVGSTSGSNDQQDRTSAIGVKKSDSASKFSDSHEKEKFSVALKDRQDKLKATESVKALHAFREKLPAFKMKQDFLTSVSENQVLVVSGETGCGKTTQLPQFILEEEISSLRGADCNIICTQPRRISAISVASRISAERGEPIGESVGYQIRLESKRSDQTRLLFCTTGVLLRRLIEDPNLSGVSHLLVDEIHERGMNEDFLLIILRDLLPRRPDLRLVLMSATINADMFSTYFGNAPTMHIPGFTFPVTELFLEDVLEKSRYTIKPSDSGNYQGGSRGRRRDSESKKDDLTTLFEDIDINVHYKSYSSATRVSLESWSGAQIDLELVEATIEHICRGEGDGAILVFLTGWDEISKLLENIKGNRLLGDSSKFLVLPLHGSMPTVNQREIFERPPPNKRKIVLATNIAESSITIDDVVYVVDCGKAKETSYDALNKVACLLPSWISKASAHQRRGRAGRVQAGVCYRLYPKVIYDAFPQYQLPEIIRTPLQELCLHIKSLQVGSIGSFLAKALQPPDALAVENAIELLKTIGALDDTEELTPLGRHLCTLPVDPNIGKMLLIGAIFQCVNPALTIASALAYRSPFVLPLNRKEEADEAKRYFAGDSCSDHIALVKAFEGYRDAKRGGHERDFCWENFLSPLTLKMMEDMRNQFLDLLSDIGFVDKSRGPNVYNQYSQDMEMVTAVLCAGLYPNVVQCKRRGKRTAFYTKELGKVDIHPGSVNARVNLFSLPYLVYSEKVKTTSVYIRDSTNISDYALLMFGGSLMPSQTGEGIEMLGGYLHFSASKNVLELIQRLRGEVDKLLNRKIEDPSLDITVEGKGVVSAVVELLRSRNIRY; encoded by the exons ATGCACCTGGCATCTCTCTCGCCTCTTTCCACACTTCGCTTCCTCCTTCCATTATCTCCCAAACTCTTTCCTCTTCCTTCTCTCTTCCGAATCTCTGCCATGGGTCCTAACTCTCAGGGTGGTCGCCGAGGCGGAGGTTTCTCCTCAAATCGCGGTGGAGGTCGCCGTGGTGGACGCGGAGGCGGTGGTGGACGCGGCGGAGGAGGTGGCCGTGGAGAACAGAGATGGTGGGATCCGGTGTGGAGAGCCGAGCGTTTACGCCAGCAACAGGCTGAG ATGGAAGTTTTTGATGAGAATGAATGGTGGAACAAGATTGAGCAGATGAAAACTGGAGGTGAACAAGAGATGGTGATAAAGCGTAATTTTAGCCGTGGTGATCAGCAAACACTCGGTGATATGGCTTATCAGATGGGTCTTTACTT CCATGCGTACAATAAAGGGAAGGCTCTTGTAGTTAGCAAAGTTCCTTTGCCAGATTATAGAGCAGATCTTGATGACCGACATGGATCCACTCAGAAAGAG ATTCAAATGTCTTCAGAGACAGAGAGAAAACTTGGGAGTCTTTTGAAAACAACACAACAAGTAGGCTCTACTTCAGGATCTAATGACCAACAGGATCGTACATCAGCTATTGGCGTGAAGAAATCTGATTCTGCTTCCAAATTTTCGGATTCTCATGAGAAAGAAAAATTCAGTGTTGCACTCAAGGACAGGCAGGATAAATTAAAG GCAACTGAAAGTGTAAAAGCACTTCATGCTTTCAGAGAGAAGCTACCTGCTTTCAAAATGAAACAAGACTTCCTTACCTCTGTTTCTGAAAATCAG GTACTGGTAGTTTCAGGAGAGACAGGATGTGGTAAAACAACACAACTTCCTCAGTTTATATTGGAGGAAGAGATATCATCCCTGAGAGGTGCTGACTGCAACATAATATGCACACAGCCTCGGCGTATATCTGCCATATCCGTGGCATCTCGTATCTCTGCTGAAAGAGGTGAACCCATTGGTGAATCTGTGGGTTACCAGATCCGTCTTGAATCAAAGCGTTCTGACCAAACACGGTTGCTGTTTTGCACAACTGGTGTTTTACTGAGACGGCTA ATTGAGGATCCTAATCTAAGCGGCGTAAGCCATTTGCTAGTAGATGAAATTCACGAGAGAGGCATGAACGAGGACTTCTTACTAATCATACTAAGGGATCTTCTTCCTCGACGTCCTGATTTGCGTCTTGTTCTGATGAGTGCTACTATTAACGCTGACATGTTCTCAACGTATTTTGGGAACGCTCCAACTATGCATATCCCT GGGTTCACATTCCCTGTGACAGAGTTATTCCTAGAAGATGTATTAGAGAAAAGTCGCTATACTATTAAGCCGTCAGACTCAGGGAATTATCAAGGTGGCTCTAGAGGTAGAAGAAGAGACTCAGAATCCAAGAAAGACGATCTGACTACACTGTTTGAG GATATTGACATCAATGTTCACTACAAAAGTTATAGCTCAGCCACAAGAGTTTCTCTCGAATCATGGTCTGGTGCACAGATTGATTTGGAGCTG GTTGAGGCAACAATCGAACATATTTGCCGTGGTGAAGGTGATGGAGCCATTCTTGTTTTCCTCACTGGCTGGGATGAGATTTCCAAGCTGCTTGAAAATATCAAAGGGAACAGGTTACTTGGAGACTCGAGCAAGTTCTTAGTTCTTCCTCTACATGGTTCAATGCCGACCGTTAACCAACGTGAAATCTTTGAACGTCCACCTCCTAACAAGCG gaAGATAGTTTTGGCTACAAACATTGCTGAGAGTAGTATCACAATCGATGATGTTGTTTACGTTGTGGACTGCGGTAAAGCAAAGGAAACTAGCTACGATGCTTTGAACAAGGTGGCTTGTCTCTTACCATCATGGATCTCAAAGGCTTCAGCTCATCAG AGACGAGGTCGTGCAGGACGTGTCCAAGCTGGAGTGTGTTATAGGCTGTACCCAAAAGTTATTTACGATGCTTTCCCACAGTATCAGTTACCAGAGATCATACGGACTCCACTGCAAGAGCTGTGCCTGCACATCAAAAGCTTGCAGGTTGGATCCATTGGATCTTTCTTGGCGAAGGCGCTTCAGCCGCCTGATGCTCTCGCTGTTGAGAATGCTATTGAGCTTCTCAAAACAATTGGGGCTTTAGATGATACAGAAGAGCTTACACCCCTTGGTCGTCATCTTTGCACTCTACCTGTTGACCCTAACATAGGAAAGATGCTTCTCATTGGAGCTATCTTCCAGTGTGTCAACCCTGCGCTGACAATAGCCTCTGCTCTGGCGTACCGTAGTCCCTTTGTCTTACCGTTAAATAGGAAAGAGGAAGCTGATGAAGCCAAAAGATACTTTGCTGGTGACTCCTGCAG TGACCACATTGCTTTAGTTAAGGCCTTTGAAGGGTATAGAGACGCAAAGCGTGGTGGACACGAAAGAGATTTTTGTTGGGAGAACTTTCTTTCCCCTCTAACCCTAAAGATGATGGAGGACATGAGGAACCAGTTTCTTGATCTTCTTTCGGATATAGGCTTCGTTGACAAATCAAGAGGACCAAAC GTATACAATCAGTACAGCCAAGACATGGAGATGGTAACCGCGGTTCTGTGTGCGGGGCTGTACCCAAACGTTGTGCAATGCAAAAGAAGAGGGAAGCGCACTGCCTTCTACACTAAAGAGTTGGGTAAAGTAGATATTCACCCTGGATCAGTCAATGCTAGGGTGAATCTCTTCTCGTTGCCATACTTGGTTTACAGCGAGAAGGTGAAGACGACAAGTGTTTATATCCGGGACTCGACGAACATATCGGATTACGCACTGCTTATGTTTGGTGGTAGTCTTATGCCAAGCCAGACCGGGGAAGGTATAGAGATGCTGGGAGGGTATCTCCATTTCTCAGCCTCCAAGAACGTCTTGGAACTGATACAG AGGTTGAGGGGAGAGGTGGATAAGCTGCTGAATAGGAAGATAGAGGATCCGAGTTTGGACATAACGGTGGAGGGGAAAGGTGTGGTTTCGGCTGTAGTGGAGCTGTTGCGTAGCCGAAACATCAGGTATTAG
- the LOC103857599 gene encoding E3 ubiquitin-protein ligase PUB23, with the protein MDEEIEIPPFFLCPISLEIMKDPVIVSTGITYDRESIEKWLFSGKKNSCPVTKQDITDADLTPNHTLRRLIQSWCTLNASYGVERIPTPRSPICKSEIEKLIKDSASSHKNKVKCLKRLRQIVSENTTNKRCLEVAGVPEFLATIISNNGVDSSMVSLSDEALSLLYHLESSERVLKNLLNNKKGGNIVKSLIKIMQRGIYESRAYATLLLKNILEVADPMQIMTLKPSVFTEVVQILDDRISHKATKAAMHVLVTICPWGRNRHKAVEAGAISVIIELLMDESFSSDRRGPEMAMVVLDMLCQCAEGRAEFLNHGAAIAVVCKKILRVSQTASDRAVRVLLSVGRFCATPALLHEMLQLGVVEKLFLVLQISCGSKTKEKAKELLKLHARVWKDSPCLPRNMILAYPS; encoded by the coding sequence ATGGATGAAGAGATCGAGATTCCACCGTTCTTTCTTTGCCCCATCTCTCTAGAGATCATGAAAGATCCAGTAATAGTCTCTACTGGAATAACCTACGACAGAGAGAGCATCGAGAAATGGCTCTTTTCAGGAAAGAAGAACTCGTGTCCGGTCACAAAACAAGACATAACCGACGCAGATCTCACGCCGAACCACACTCTTCGCCGTCTCATCCAATCTTGGTGCACTTTAAACGCTTCCTACGGTGTAGAGAGAATCCCTACCCCGAGATCTCCTATATGTAAATCTGAGATCGAAAAACTCATAAAAGATTCAGCCTCTTCGCATAAAAACAAGGTCAAATGTCTCAAACGACTTCGTCAGATCGTGTCGGAGAACACGACCAACAAACGGTGTTTGGAGGTGGCAGGAGTTCCGGAGTTCTTGGCCACCATAATAAGCAACAACGGGGTTGACTCTTCGATGGTGAGCTTGAGCGACGAAGCCCTCAGCTTACTCTACCATCTTGAGTCTTCGGAGAGAGTCCTCAAGAATCTTTTGAACAACAAGAAAGGTGGCAATATCGTAAAGTCATTGATCAAGATCATGCAGAGAGGGATCTACGAGTCAAGAGCCTATGCGACTTTGCTTCTAAAGAACATTCTTGAAGTAGCGGATCCAATGCAGATTATGACTTTGAAGCCATCGGTTTTCACCGAGGTTGTCCAGATCTTGGACGACAGAATCTCACACAAGGCGACAAAAGCCGCGATGCATGTGTTGGTGACCATATGTCCATGGGGAAGAAACAGACACAAGGCCGTGGAAGCTGGAGCGATCTCCGTGATAATCGAGCTTCTCATGGACGAGAGCTTCTCGTCAGATAGGAGAGGGCCAGAGATGGCGATGGTGGTTCTTGATATGTTGTGTCAGTGTGCGGAGGGACGAGCCGAGTTCTTGAACCACGGAGCAGCCATAGCTGTGGTGTGCAAGAAGATACTTAGGGTTTCGCAGACGGCTAGCGATAGAGCTGTTAGGGTTTTGTTATCGGTGGGAAGGTTCTGCGCTACACCGGCTTTGCTGCACGAGATGTTACAGTTGGGGGTCGTAGAAAAGCTGTTTCTTGTGCTTCAGATAAGCTGTGGAAGCAAGACTAAAGAGAAGGCAAAGGAGTTGCTTAAGTTGCACGCTAGAGTTTGGAAGGATTCGCCTTGTCTCCCAAGAAACATGATTCTTGCATATCCCTCGTGA